One Malania oleifera isolate guangnan ecotype guangnan chromosome 9, ASM2987363v1, whole genome shotgun sequence DNA segment encodes these proteins:
- the LOC131164321 gene encoding probable purine permease 11 — translation MMNQTRFPRLVHYKWWIRVGLYTVFLLAGQCTATLLGRLYYDKGGNSKWMATLVQSAGFPLLLPFFCFFLPRELPTPASSTDTSSMKPPPISSLTGLYLALGLLLAGDNMMYSYGLLYLPVSTYSLLCATQLAFNALFSFFLNSQKFTPFILNSLVLLTISPSLLAIHGDSDNPTGVSKGKYVIGFLCTLGASAAYSLYLSLVQLSFQKIIKRETFSAVLEMQTHPSFVATCVCVVGLFASGEWKDLGKEMREYREGRVSYVMTLFWTAATWQISSIGMLGLVFEVSSLFSNVISTLALPLVPILAVVFFHDKMDGVKVVAMVLAIWGFLSYIYQHYLDDSKATKNTGNEASAATLEVC, via the coding sequence ATGATGAACCAAACACGATTTCCTCGTCTCGTACACTACAAATGGTGGATTCGGGTGGGCCTTTACACCGTCTTCCTTCTTGCCGGCCAATGCACAGCCACTCTTTTGGGGAGATTATACTATGACAAAGGTGGAAACAGCAAATGGATGGCAACACTTGTTCAATCTGCAGGCTTCCCACTTCTGCTTCCATTTTTCTGTTTCTTCTTGCCCCGGGAATTGCCCACCCCTGCCTCCTCCACTGACACTTCATCCATGAAACCGCCCCCCATTTCCTCCCTTACTGGTCTCTACCTCGCCTTAGGCCTACTCTTGGCTGGTGACAACATGATGTACTCCTATGGACTCTTATACCTTCCGGTCTCTACCTACTCCCTCCTCTGTGCGACTCAACTAGCCTTCAATGCTCTCTTTTCATTCTTCCTCAATTCCCAAAAGTTCACGCCTTTCATCCTCAACTCTCTAGTCCTTCTCACCATATCACCCTCCCTTCTTGCCATTCATGGGGACTCAGACAACCCTACCGGAGTTTCAAAAGGGAAATATGTGATCGGATTCCTATGCACTCTTGGTGCCTCAGCAGCATACTCCTTGTACCTTTCCCTAGTGCAGCTATCCTTTCAGAAGATCATAAAAAGAGAGACCTTCTCTGCTGTCCTGGAAATGCAAACACACCCATCATTCGTTGCGACTTGCGTATGTGTGGTTGGACTTTTCGCGAGTGGAGAATGGAAGGATTTGGGGAAAGAGATGAGAGAATATAGGGAGGGCAGGGTGTCCTATGTGATGACTCTGTTTTGGACGGCGGCAACATGGCAAATTTCATCGATTGGGATGCTGGGGTTGGTTTTCGAGGTGTCTTCTCTCTTCTCTAATGTGATCAGTACCTTGGCATTGCCTTTGGTCCCAATTCTTGCAGTAGTATTTTTCCATGATAAGATGGATGGGGTGAAGGTGGTGGCCATGGTGTTGGCAATCTGGGGCTTCCTGTCCTACATCTATCAGCATTATCTAGATGACTCCAAGGCAACAAAGAACACTGGGAATGAGGCTTCTGCTGCTACCTTGGAGGTCTGTTAA